A genomic segment from Streptomyces antibioticus encodes:
- a CDS encoding S1C family serine protease — translation MSTENEGINEGTTPVPPAPSAPPVPVETPSAAPQPPVPDAGAPTTPLPQTPAAPADGTWPPPTAPAAAAEWPPPTAPQAAPPAVPAYATAGAPAAPAPAYAEPGTHAYGATDGGVPQAAAGFGSGSGGGQAPVWGASYQQPAPKAGKGRGGLVAALLIAALVAGGLGGGIGYTLAKNDDSSGSTTVSSSTSGGAVKRDPGTIAGVAAKALPSTVTIEAESSNGEGGTGTGFVFDTQGHIVTNNHVVADAVDGGKVTATFPDGKKYNAEVVGHAQGYDVAVIKLKNAPSDLKPLTLGNSDEVAVGDSTIAIGAPFGLSNTVTTGIISAKNRPVASSDGSGSSSSYMSALQTDASINPGNSGGPLLDAQGNVIGINSAIQSTGSGGLGGAAQSGSIGLGFAIPINQAKYVAQQLIKTGEPVYAKIGASVSLDESTGGAKITDQGAGGSDAVEAGGPAAEAGLKPGDVITKLDDTVIDSGPTLIGEIWTHQPGDKVTITYERDGKTHTVDLTLGSRTGDN, via the coding sequence GTGAGCACCGAGAACGAGGGCATCAACGAGGGCACCACCCCGGTACCCCCGGCCCCGTCCGCACCTCCCGTGCCGGTGGAAACTCCCTCGGCCGCCCCGCAGCCGCCCGTCCCCGACGCGGGCGCCCCCACGACCCCGCTCCCGCAGACCCCGGCCGCGCCGGCGGACGGCACCTGGCCGCCGCCCACCGCGCCTGCGGCCGCCGCTGAGTGGCCGCCTCCGACGGCCCCCCAGGCGGCCCCGCCGGCGGTCCCCGCGTACGCGACGGCGGGCGCCCCGGCGGCACCGGCACCCGCCTACGCGGAGCCGGGCACGCACGCGTACGGCGCGACGGACGGCGGCGTTCCGCAGGCGGCCGCCGGCTTCGGTTCGGGTTCCGGCGGCGGTCAGGCCCCCGTCTGGGGCGCCTCCTACCAGCAGCCCGCGCCCAAGGCCGGCAAGGGCCGCGGCGGTCTCGTGGCCGCGCTCCTGATCGCCGCGCTGGTCGCCGGCGGCCTGGGCGGCGGCATCGGCTACACCCTCGCCAAGAACGACGACAGCTCCGGCTCGACGACCGTGTCCTCCTCCACCAGCGGCGGCGCCGTCAAGCGCGACCCGGGCACCATCGCCGGGGTCGCCGCCAAGGCGCTGCCCAGCACGGTCACGATCGAGGCCGAGTCCAGCAACGGCGAGGGCGGCACCGGCACCGGGTTCGTCTTCGACACCCAGGGCCACATCGTCACCAACAACCACGTCGTCGCCGACGCGGTCGACGGCGGCAAGGTCACGGCCACCTTCCCGGACGGCAAGAAGTACAACGCCGAGGTCGTCGGCCACGCCCAGGGCTACGACGTGGCCGTCATCAAGCTCAAGAACGCGCCGTCCGACCTGAAGCCCCTGACGCTGGGCAACTCCGACGAGGTGGCGGTCGGCGACTCCACCATCGCGATCGGCGCGCCCTTCGGCCTGTCGAACACGGTCACCACGGGCATCATCAGCGCCAAGAACCGCCCGGTGGCGTCCTCCGACGGCTCCGGCAGCAGCTCCTCGTACATGAGCGCCCTCCAGACCGACGCGTCCATCAACCCCGGCAACTCCGGCGGCCCGCTGCTGGACGCCCAGGGCAATGTCATCGGCATCAACTCCGCGATCCAGTCCACGGGCAGCGGCGGCCTCGGCGGCGCCGCCCAGTCCGGCTCGATCGGCCTCGGCTTCGCCATCCCGATCAACCAGGCCAAGTACGTCGCCCAGCAACTGATCAAGACCGGCGAGCCGGTGTACGCCAAGATCGGCGCGTCCGTCTCCCTGGACGAGTCCACGGGCGGCGCGAAGATCACCGACCAGGGCGCGGGCGGCTCCGACGCGGTCGAGGCGGGCGGCCCGGCGGCCGAGGCCGGCCTCAAGCCCGGCGACGTCATCACCAAGCTCGACGACACGGTGATCGACAGCGGCCCCACCCTGATCGGCGAGATCTGGACCCACCAGCCGGGCGACAAGGTCACGATCACCTACGAACGCGACGGCAAGACCCACACGGTAGACCTCACCCTCGGCTCCCGAACCGGCGACAACTGA
- a CDS encoding glycerophosphodiester phosphodiesterase, with protein MTHARPHRIQVVAHRGASEEAPEHTLAAYRKAIEDGADALECDVRLTADGHLVCVHDRRVNRTSNGRGAVSALELADLAALDFGSWKTREAREAWRARDEEPDWEFRPEDREDTSVLTLERLLELVSDAGRRVELAIETKHPTRWAGQVEERLLVLLKRFGLDAPATADDSPVRVMSFSARSLHRVRAAAPTLPTVYLVQFVSPRLRDGRLPAGVRIAGPSIRIVRNHPAYVERLKRAGHQVHVWTVNETEDVDLCVELGVDAIITNRPRAVLQRLGE; from the coding sequence GTGACCCACGCACGCCCGCACCGCATTCAAGTCGTCGCCCACCGCGGCGCCTCCGAAGAGGCCCCCGAGCACACCCTGGCCGCGTACCGGAAGGCCATCGAGGACGGCGCCGACGCCCTCGAGTGCGATGTCCGGCTCACGGCCGACGGCCATCTCGTCTGTGTGCACGACCGTCGCGTCAACCGTACGTCCAACGGCCGCGGCGCGGTCTCCGCCCTGGAGCTGGCCGATCTCGCGGCGCTCGACTTCGGGTCCTGGAAGACCCGGGAGGCCCGCGAGGCATGGCGGGCCCGGGACGAGGAGCCGGACTGGGAGTTCCGCCCCGAGGACCGCGAGGACACCTCCGTCCTGACCCTGGAACGCCTGCTGGAGCTGGTCTCCGACGCCGGGCGCCGGGTCGAGCTGGCCATCGAGACGAAACATCCGACGCGCTGGGCCGGACAGGTGGAGGAGCGGCTGCTGGTGCTGCTCAAGCGGTTCGGCCTGGACGCTCCGGCCACCGCGGACGACTCCCCGGTGCGCGTGATGAGCTTCTCGGCGCGCTCGCTGCACCGCGTGCGTGCCGCCGCGCCGACCCTGCCGACGGTCTATCTGGTGCAGTTCGTCTCGCCGCGGCTGCGGGACGGGCGGCTGCCGGCGGGGGTGCGGATCGCGGGCCCGTCGATCCGGATCGTGCGCAACCACCCGGCGTACGTCGAGCGCCTGAAGCGCGCCGGGCACCAGGTGCACGTGTGGACGGTGAACGAGACCGAGGACGTCGACCTCTGTGTCGAGCTGGGGGTCGACGCGATCATCACCAACCGCCCGCGCGCGGTGCTGCAACGACTGGGCGAGTGA
- a CDS encoding ATP-binding protein — protein MALVVAQEVPTSSSMAVPHGPAGVGKARHRMRDQLRSGGVPETVIDDAVLILSELLSNACKHGRPLGDALAGDGDIRAAWRVDPGGRLVVEVTDGGGPTRPAPATPSVTAHGGRGLNIITALADDWGVRDDARGEVTVWVLVHTDVHDPDAGRRRDDFASRITAPVVASIPGLDFADAFDDLEQRRP, from the coding sequence GTGGCGTTGGTGGTGGCACAGGAGGTGCCCACGTCGTCGAGCATGGCCGTACCCCATGGCCCTGCGGGCGTGGGCAAGGCGAGACATCGCATGCGCGATCAACTGCGCAGCGGAGGTGTGCCGGAGACGGTCATCGACGATGCCGTACTGATCCTTTCCGAGCTGTTGAGCAACGCGTGCAAACACGGCCGGCCTTTGGGCGACGCCCTGGCCGGTGACGGCGACATACGCGCCGCGTGGCGGGTGGATCCCGGCGGCCGGCTGGTCGTCGAGGTGACCGACGGCGGCGGGCCGACCCGCCCGGCCCCGGCCACCCCGTCCGTCACCGCGCACGGCGGCCGCGGGCTGAACATCATCACCGCGCTCGCCGACGACTGGGGCGTCCGCGACGACGCCCGGGGCGAGGTCACGGTGTGGGTGCTGGTCCACACGGACGTCCACGATCCCGACGCGGGGCGGCGCCGCGACGACTTCGCCTCCCGGATCACCGCGCCGGTGGTGGCGTCGATCCCGGGTCTGGACTTCGCGGACGCCTTCGACGACCTGGAGCAGCGGCGGCCGTAG
- a CDS encoding DUF5926 family protein — translation MAKKRPQTKAGRPQLTDGEIPVVGAREPCPCGSGRRYKACHGRAAAHAATELVQRPFEGLPGECDWVALRELVPAATVELTLKDGLPEGVPSVTLATVLPMAWPALRRDDGSVLLGLQNDTPSGDISRDLADTLRRALEAAPGTPVQARRAPADGVRLQDLLDPEGAFAPVVHSGFEFWVPDPENAAPDVTASLERANEAAIPTVKLTGVDAAYWCETPDKNHLRWVMPHPEERLLDALARLHAAGRSGLGEGTRLVGSFRAHGLTVPVWDLPSEITADDVEKPAAEFAERLAAALASDAPLTPEERRARGGLTNRQVTLS, via the coding sequence ATGGCCAAGAAGCGACCCCAGACGAAGGCCGGCCGGCCTCAGCTCACCGACGGGGAGATCCCGGTCGTCGGCGCCCGGGAGCCCTGCCCCTGCGGCAGCGGCCGCCGCTACAAGGCGTGTCACGGCCGCGCCGCCGCGCACGCCGCGACCGAGCTGGTGCAGCGCCCCTTCGAGGGGCTGCCGGGCGAGTGCGACTGGGTGGCCCTGCGCGAGCTGGTCCCGGCGGCCACCGTCGAGCTGACGCTGAAGGACGGTCTGCCCGAGGGCGTCCCGTCCGTCACCCTCGCCACCGTGCTGCCGATGGCGTGGCCCGCGCTGCGCCGGGACGACGGCTCGGTGCTGCTCGGCCTCCAGAACGACACGCCGTCCGGGGACATCAGCCGCGACCTGGCCGACACCCTCCGGCGCGCCCTGGAGGCGGCGCCGGGCACCCCGGTGCAGGCCCGCCGCGCGCCCGCCGACGGGGTCCGGTTGCAGGATCTGCTCGACCCCGAAGGCGCGTTCGCGCCAGTTGTGCACAGCGGCTTCGAGTTCTGGGTCCCGGACCCGGAGAACGCCGCGCCGGACGTGACCGCCTCCCTGGAGCGGGCCAACGAGGCGGCGATCCCGACCGTGAAGCTCACGGGTGTGGACGCCGCGTACTGGTGCGAGACGCCCGACAAGAACCACCTGCGCTGGGTCATGCCGCACCCCGAGGAGCGGCTTCTGGACGCGCTCGCGCGGCTGCACGCGGCGGGCCGCTCCGGCCTCGGCGAGGGCACGCGTCTGGTGGGCTCGTTCCGGGCGCACGGCCTCACCGTGCCGGTCTGGGACCTCCCGAGCGAGATCACCGCGGACGACGTGGAGAAGCCGGCCGCCGAGTTCGCCGAGCGCCTCGCCGCCGCCCTGGCCTCGGACGCGCCGCTCACCCCGGAGGAGCGCCGGGCCCGCGGCGGCCTCACCAACCGACAGGTCACGCTGAGCTGA
- a CDS encoding bifunctional DNA primase/polymerase, whose translation MREILGKRRRLLSQRSDAGPELIDSALTFATEWQWPVLPGVTADRRSTSRCGCPDPECSVPGAHPFDPGLLAATTDARMVRWWWGNRPAAPIVLATGGPAPCAVSLPALAASRALVALDRTGIRLGPVTASPTRWAILVRPYSMEQLGELLYAKDFVPGSLRFHGEGGYIALPPSETGGGDIRWERAPLPGSASPWVPDVEAVVDAVVDALTRTGVSAPEL comes from the coding sequence ATGCGCGAGATCCTCGGAAAGCGACGCAGGCTCCTGTCCCAGCGCAGCGACGCGGGGCCTGAGTTGATCGACTCGGCCCTGACCTTCGCGACGGAATGGCAGTGGCCCGTCCTCCCGGGTGTGACGGCCGACCGGCGGAGCACGTCCCGCTGCGGCTGCCCCGACCCGGAGTGCTCGGTGCCCGGTGCTCATCCCTTCGACCCCGGCCTCCTCGCGGCCACCACCGACGCGCGCATGGTGCGCTGGTGGTGGGGCAACCGGCCGGCCGCCCCGATCGTCCTGGCCACCGGCGGCCCGGCACCGTGCGCGGTGAGCCTGCCGGCCCTCGCCGCGTCCCGCGCGCTCGTGGCGCTGGACCGCACGGGCATCCGGCTCGGCCCGGTGACCGCCTCGCCCACCCGCTGGGCGATCCTCGTCCGGCCGTACTCCATGGAGCAGTTGGGCGAACTGCTGTACGCCAAGGACTTCGTCCCCGGCTCCCTGCGGTTCCACGGCGAGGGCGGCTACATCGCCCTGCCCCCGTCGGAGACCGGCGGCGGCGACATCCGCTGGGAGCGCGCCCCGCTCCCCGGCTCCGCCTCGCCCTGGGTGCCCGACGTCGAGGCCGTGGTGGACGCCGTCGTCGACGCCCTCACTCGTACGGGTGTGAGCGCCCCCGAGTTGTAG
- a CDS encoding PP2C family protein-serine/threonine phosphatase, producing MLDIPLRVRVHVETLLAAQIDMGVCDAFEQYAPVREPDAMNAPHPPKVAGIDSTVPSPAHTVAPAPVPPDAPSAPAATTGPGALLQDRLAGWVSDLTTLHELTERLTRTDTLPDALQELLRAGSALVGARRGLVALEPADGLGPATTIGLGLGHADLGHIETVPRSALSFGRILDGLPGAEGEIAEPDLLAEDGLDPRHREVAARLGYAASYALPLDTEGAKGRLGAVVWLYDEPAEPAERRRHLVGLYVRHAAEHLARLLEVERTRAAMATMAEELLPSRLPRVAGVQLAARHRTGPRGGGDWYDALPLPDAALGLAVGSVTGTGPSAVAAMGRLRASLRAYAVMEGEDPVAVLSDLELLLRLTEPARSATALFAYCEPALRKVTLAGAGHCPPLLVGERRTEFVETSVSAPLGMLSCWEAPSVELEAEPGETVLLYSDGLLHRTGDSVDRAFARLHAAACGVPRALRDDPGAIADHVLRTVLPDGEADRDDEEDVVLLAARFE from the coding sequence ATGCTGGACATCCCCTTACGAGTGCGTGTACATGTGGAGACACTGCTAGCGGCGCAGATTGACATGGGGGTTTGCGATGCTTTTGAGCAATACGCTCCGGTCCGAGAGCCGGATGCCATGAACGCCCCTCACCCTCCGAAAGTGGCCGGAATCGATTCAACGGTTCCCTCGCCCGCACACACTGTCGCGCCCGCGCCCGTACCCCCGGACGCCCCGTCCGCCCCGGCGGCCACCACCGGCCCCGGGGCGCTTCTCCAGGACCGCCTGGCCGGCTGGGTCTCCGACCTCACGACGCTCCATGAACTCACCGAGCGGCTGACCCGCACCGACACCCTGCCCGACGCCCTCCAGGAACTGCTGCGCGCCGGATCCGCCCTCGTGGGCGCCCGGCGCGGCCTCGTCGCCCTGGAACCCGCCGACGGACTCGGCCCCGCGACCACGATCGGCCTCGGCCTCGGCCACGCGGACCTCGGGCACATCGAGACCGTGCCCCGCAGCGCCCTGTCCTTCGGACGGATCCTCGACGGCCTGCCCGGCGCCGAGGGCGAGATCGCCGAGCCCGACCTGCTCGCCGAGGACGGCCTCGACCCCCGCCACCGGGAGGTCGCCGCCCGCCTCGGCTACGCCGCGAGCTATGCCCTGCCCCTCGACACCGAGGGCGCGAAGGGCCGGCTGGGCGCCGTCGTCTGGCTGTACGACGAACCCGCCGAACCGGCCGAGCGCCGCCGCCATCTGGTGGGGCTGTACGTCCGGCACGCCGCCGAGCACCTCGCGCGGCTGCTGGAGGTCGAGCGCACGCGCGCGGCCATGGCGACGATGGCCGAGGAGCTGCTGCCGTCCCGGCTGCCGAGGGTGGCCGGGGTGCAGCTCGCGGCCCGGCACCGTACCGGCCCGCGCGGGGGCGGCGACTGGTACGACGCGCTGCCGCTGCCGGACGCGGCCCTCGGCCTCGCCGTCGGATCGGTCACCGGCACCGGGCCGAGCGCCGTCGCCGCGATGGGCCGGCTGCGCGCCTCCCTGCGCGCGTACGCCGTCATGGAGGGCGAGGACCCGGTCGCCGTCCTGTCCGACCTGGAGCTGCTGCTGCGGCTGACCGAACCGGCCCGTTCCGCGACCGCGCTGTTCGCCTACTGCGAGCCCGCCCTGCGCAAGGTCACCCTGGCCGGTGCCGGGCACTGCCCGCCGCTGCTGGTCGGCGAGCGGCGCACCGAGTTCGTGGAGACCTCCGTCTCCGCGCCGCTGGGCATGCTGTCCTGCTGGGAGGCGCCGAGCGTGGAGCTGGAGGCCGAGCCCGGCGAGACCGTCCTGCTCTACAGCGACGGCCTGCTGCACCGCACCGGCGACTCCGTCGACCGCGCCTTCGCCCGGCTGCACGCGGCCGCCTGCGGGGTGCCGAGGGCGCTGCGCGACGACCCGGGCGCGATCGCCGACCATGTGCTGCGCACGGTCCTGCCGGACGGGGAGGCCGACCGGGACGACGAGGAGGACGTCGTCCTGCTCGCGGCGCGGTTCGAGTGA
- a CDS encoding aminopeptidase P family protein, with amino-acid sequence MADELTPETPEESEEPIKQRKNGLYPGVSDELAENMKSGWADTELRDLEPIAQATETAARRAALSARFPGERLVIPAGNLKTRSNDTEYAFRASVEYAYLTGNQTEDGVLVLEPKGEGHDATIYLLPRSDRENGEFWLSGQGELWVGRRHSLTEAAKLYGLPASDVRELAAALREATGPVRVVRGHDAGIEAALTDKVTAERDEELRVFLSEARLVKDDFEIGELQKAVDSTVRGFEDVVRVLDKAQATSERYIEGTFFLRARVEGNDVGYGTIAAAGPHACTLHWVRNDGPVRAGDLLLLDAGVETHTYYTADVTRTLPVDGRFTDIQRKIYDAVYDAQEAGIAAVQPGAKYRDFHDAAQRVLAERLVEWGLVEGPVERVLELGLQRRWTLHGTGHMLGMDVHDCAAARVESYVDGTLEPGVVLTVEPGLYFQADDLTVPEEYRGIGVRIEDDILVTTDGNRNLSAALPRRSDEVETWMASLTA; translated from the coding sequence GTGGCCGACGAGCTCACCCCGGAGACCCCGGAAGAGTCTGAAGAGCCGATCAAGCAGCGCAAGAACGGCCTGTACCCGGGCGTCTCCGACGAGCTGGCCGAGAACATGAAGTCCGGCTGGGCCGACACCGAGCTGCGGGACCTGGAGCCGATCGCCCAGGCCACCGAGACCGCCGCCCGCCGGGCCGCGCTCTCCGCGCGCTTCCCGGGCGAGCGGCTGGTGATCCCCGCGGGCAACCTCAAGACCCGTTCGAACGACACGGAGTACGCCTTCCGCGCCTCCGTCGAGTACGCGTACCTCACCGGCAACCAGACCGAGGACGGCGTCCTGGTGCTGGAGCCCAAGGGCGAGGGTCACGACGCGACGATCTATCTGCTGCCGCGCTCCGACCGGGAGAACGGCGAGTTCTGGCTCAGCGGCCAGGGCGAGCTGTGGGTCGGCCGCCGCCACTCCCTCACCGAGGCCGCGAAGCTGTACGGCCTGCCCGCCTCCGACGTGCGCGAGCTGGCCGCCGCCCTGCGCGAGGCCACCGGGCCGGTCCGGGTCGTGCGCGGTCACGACGCCGGCATCGAGGCCGCCCTGACCGACAAGGTCACCGCCGAACGCGACGAGGAGCTGCGGGTCTTCCTCTCCGAGGCCCGGCTCGTCAAGGACGACTTCGAGATCGGCGAGCTGCAGAAGGCCGTCGACTCCACGGTCCGCGGCTTCGAGGACGTCGTGCGCGTGCTCGACAAGGCGCAGGCCACCTCCGAGCGCTACATCGAGGGCACGTTCTTCCTGCGCGCCCGGGTGGAGGGCAACGACGTCGGCTACGGCACCATCGCCGCCGCCGGACCGCACGCCTGCACCCTGCACTGGGTGCGCAACGACGGCCCGGTCCGCGCGGGCGACCTGCTCCTGCTGGACGCGGGCGTCGAGACGCACACGTACTACACCGCCGACGTCACCCGCACCCTGCCGGTCGACGGCCGCTTCACGGACATCCAGCGCAAAATCTACGACGCGGTGTACGACGCCCAGGAGGCCGGCATCGCGGCCGTCCAGCCGGGCGCCAAGTACCGCGACTTCCACGACGCGGCCCAGCGCGTGCTGGCCGAGCGGCTCGTCGAGTGGGGCCTGGTCGAGGGGCCGGTGGAGCGGGTCCTGGAGCTGGGCCTCCAGCGCCGCTGGACGCTGCACGGCACGGGTCACATGCTCGGCATGGACGTCCACGACTGCGCCGCCGCGCGCGTGGAGTCGTACGTCGACGGCACCCTGGAGCCGGGCGTGGTCCTCACCGTCGAACCGGGCCTGTACTTCCAGGCCGACGACCTGACCGTGCCGGAGGAGTACCGCGGCATTGGCGTCCGCATCGAGGACGACATCCTCGTCACGACGGACGGCAACCGAAACCTCTCGGCGGCCCTGCCGCGCCGCTCGGACGAGGTCGAGACGTGGATGGCGTCCCTGACGGCCTGA
- a CDS encoding ATP-binding protein yields MSIWWSLHLRREAASVPLARRLLLGTMETAGVDPDVSYDLSVALSEACANAVEHGGNRGHGGGSEAYRVTAYLDGEKCRIEVADSGPGFLGERPSRAVASVYAEDGRGLHLIQELADHVHIGNKPGRAGAVVSFDKILKWRKDAPLMAV; encoded by the coding sequence ATGAGCATCTGGTGGTCACTCCATCTGCGGCGTGAAGCCGCGAGTGTTCCGCTCGCCCGTCGTCTGCTCCTCGGCACCATGGAGACGGCCGGCGTCGACCCGGACGTCAGCTACGACCTCTCCGTCGCCCTCAGCGAGGCGTGCGCCAACGCCGTCGAGCACGGCGGGAACCGCGGGCACGGCGGCGGGTCGGAGGCGTACCGGGTCACCGCCTACCTCGACGGCGAGAAGTGTCGTATCGAGGTCGCCGACTCCGGTCCCGGCTTCCTCGGCGAGCGCCCCAGCCGCGCGGTGGCGTCCGTGTACGCGGAGGACGGCCGCGGTCTGCACCTCATCCAGGAACTGGCGGACCATGTCCACATCGGCAACAAGCCGGGGCGCGCCGGGGCCGTGGTGAGCTTCGACAAGATCCTCAAGTGGCGCAAGGACGCCCCGCTGATGGCGGTCTGA
- a CDS encoding YcnI family copper-binding membrane protein — MKTSRIAAATVVAGLAVLGVASPALAHVSVQPEGTAAKGGYAVVDFKVPNERDNASTTKLEVTFPTDHPLASAMPEPIDGWKIQVTKATLDKPIELHGKQISEAVSKITWTATGKGVEPGFFQKFPVSVGTLPEDTDELVFKAIQTYSNKEVVRWIEVQEDGAEEPENPAPVLALSAASEDGHHGAGADKASDDSHGSEEKDDAKAAAATTEAADADSSDTTARVLGVVGIVVGAAGVGYGVLAGRRRTTTDA, encoded by the coding sequence ATGAAGACCTCTCGTATCGCCGCCGCCACCGTCGTCGCCGGTCTCGCCGTCCTCGGCGTGGCCTCGCCCGCCCTCGCGCACGTGTCCGTCCAGCCGGAGGGCACGGCCGCCAAGGGCGGTTACGCCGTCGTCGACTTCAAGGTGCCCAACGAGCGCGACAACGCCTCGACCACCAAGCTCGAAGTGACCTTCCCGACCGACCACCCGCTGGCCTCGGCCATGCCGGAGCCGATCGACGGCTGGAAGATCCAGGTCACCAAGGCCACCCTCGACAAGCCGATCGAGCTGCACGGCAAGCAGATCTCCGAGGCCGTCTCCAAGATCACCTGGACCGCGACCGGCAAGGGCGTCGAGCCGGGCTTCTTCCAGAAGTTCCCGGTGTCCGTCGGCACGCTCCCGGAGGACACCGACGAGCTCGTCTTCAAGGCGATCCAGACGTACTCCAACAAGGAGGTCGTGCGCTGGATCGAGGTCCAGGAGGACGGCGCGGAGGAGCCGGAGAACCCGGCTCCCGTGCTCGCCCTGTCCGCCGCCTCCGAGGACGGCCACCACGGCGCGGGCGCCGACAAGGCGTCCGACGACTCCCACGGGTCCGAGGAGAAGGACGACGCCAAGGCGGCCGCCGCGACCACCGAGGCCGCGGACGCCGACAGCAGCGACACCACGGCCCGGGTCCTCGGCGTGGTCGGCATCGTCGTCGGCGCCGCGGGCGTCGGCTACGGCGTGCTGGCCGGACGCCGCCGGACGACGACCGACGCCTGA
- a CDS encoding SCO family protein: MRTKTFAAAALLAAATLTLSACGTDGGDGDNSAVAVVDPESAKTAASSHVTVLDQPFAKPDLVLTDTEGKSYDLRERTKGHPTLVYFGYTNCPDVCPLTMNNIAVAKKQLPKAEQDALRIVFVTTDPERDTPAALGTWLKGIDPEAVGLSGDFATIQTAARALGISVEAPHKDKNGKTVSTHGTQVVAFSPKTDAGYLLYNDEATVDEYTKDLPRIIKGQNP; this comes from the coding sequence ATGCGCACCAAGACGTTCGCCGCGGCGGCGCTGCTCGCCGCCGCCACCCTGACCCTCTCCGCCTGCGGCACCGACGGCGGGGACGGCGACAACAGCGCCGTCGCCGTGGTCGACCCCGAGTCGGCGAAGACCGCCGCGTCCTCGCACGTGACCGTGCTGGACCAGCCGTTCGCCAAGCCCGACCTCGTGCTCACCGACACCGAGGGCAAGAGCTACGACCTCCGTGAGCGGACCAAGGGCCATCCGACCCTGGTCTACTTCGGCTACACCAACTGCCCCGACGTCTGCCCGCTGACGATGAACAACATCGCCGTCGCCAAGAAGCAGCTCCCGAAGGCGGAGCAGGACGCGCTGCGGATCGTGTTCGTCACCACCGACCCCGAGCGGGACACCCCGGCCGCGCTCGGCACCTGGCTCAAGGGCATCGACCCCGAGGCCGTCGGCCTGTCCGGCGACTTCGCCACCATCCAGACCGCCGCGCGCGCCCTCGGCATCTCCGTCGAGGCACCGCACAAGGACAAGAACGGCAAGACGGTCTCCACCCACGGCACCCAGGTCGTCGCCTTCTCGCCGAAGACCGACGCCGGCTACCTGCTCTACAACGACGAGGCCACCGTCGACGAGTACACCAAGGACCTGCCCAGGATCATCAAGGGACAGAACCCGTGA
- a CDS encoding copper chaperone PCu(A)C: MALAAALLLTGCGTGSDPDSGAAKLSVRSAYIPQPVSDTMAAGFLTIVNEGGAKDELTSVTSTAAGSVTLHETVGSSMREVDSLDVPAHGSLEFRSGGSHLMFEQLRRKPVEGETVTVELHFAASGPLKVDIPVESAVYTPKTGH; encoded by the coding sequence ATGGCCCTGGCGGCGGCGCTGCTGCTGACGGGCTGCGGCACGGGCTCGGACCCGGACTCCGGGGCCGCGAAGCTGTCGGTGCGCTCCGCCTACATACCGCAGCCGGTCTCCGACACCATGGCCGCCGGCTTCCTCACCATCGTCAACGAGGGCGGGGCGAAGGACGAGCTGACGTCCGTCACCAGCACCGCCGCGGGCAGCGTCACCCTCCATGAGACCGTCGGCTCGTCGATGCGGGAGGTCGACTCCCTCGACGTCCCCGCGCACGGCAGCCTGGAGTTCAGGAGCGGCGGCAGCCATCTGATGTTCGAGCAGCTCCGGCGCAAGCCCGTGGAGGGGGAGACGGTGACCGTCGAACTGCACTTCGCCGCGTCCGGCCCGCTGAAGGTCGACATCCCGGTGGAGTCCGCCGTGTACACCCCCAAGACCGGCCACTGA